Proteins from a genomic interval of Inediibacterium massiliense:
- a CDS encoding DUF3298 and DUF4163 domain-containing protein, protein MNMKKVIPLGIVGCLAIGSFSFAMSDSIEKNITKKPEVLQSIQEQQTQDIKVKAKVIKVDNKLVNVQMRIPVIEGMKDTHYEDQLNDIILSHAMKDQEELEKQAKENEKIAKEEGFEVHPYELFVDYSVKEKDRVFSLVVQTYMYTGGAHGTPRTDCYNVDLKEYNAMQINDLFKENADYKKVINEEIKKQIKEQQSTEEGIYFDGEEGFKSISDTQSFYIEDGNIVVCFAKYAIAPGASGEPEFKIPLKSLENILKDKNIIPVLNYDIEKKVVEDKVHHLKIVYPQIKNYKGELTQDDMNQSLQKIVEMYKIDSYTDVNINYEIKKMNHDVLSVLFTGTGKTMGKDINIQHSVNLDMKKSGNEIVFENIIKKDEPSKKAVIKILNDQAKACGLEGLEAEGIRIYFKADQVFFYYMPLDDSATSFIEFGVSKDELAPYMNHDFGELL, encoded by the coding sequence ATGAATATGAAAAAAGTAATACCACTAGGAATTGTAGGATGCTTAGCTATAGGAAGTTTTTCTTTTGCTATGTCTGATTCTATAGAAAAAAATATAACCAAAAAGCCAGAAGTGCTACAATCTATACAAGAACAACAAACTCAAGATATCAAAGTAAAAGCAAAGGTAATAAAAGTTGACAACAAGCTTGTAAATGTTCAAATGAGAATTCCTGTGATTGAAGGAATGAAAGATACACATTATGAAGATCAATTGAATGATATTATTTTAAGCCATGCTATGAAAGATCAAGAAGAATTAGAAAAGCAAGCAAAAGAAAATGAAAAAATAGCGAAAGAAGAAGGTTTTGAAGTACATCCTTATGAATTATTTGTAGATTATAGTGTAAAAGAAAAAGACAGAGTATTTTCTCTAGTTGTTCAAACTTATATGTATACTGGAGGAGCTCATGGAACTCCTAGAACGGATTGTTACAATGTAGATTTAAAAGAATATAACGCAATGCAAATCAATGACTTGTTTAAAGAAAATGCAGACTATAAAAAAGTAATCAATGAAGAAATTAAAAAACAAATCAAAGAACAACAAAGTACAGAAGAGGGAATTTATTTTGATGGAGAAGAAGGATTTAAGTCTATTTCAGATACACAATCTTTTTATATAGAAGATGGAAATATAGTGGTATGCTTTGCAAAATATGCAATTGCTCCAGGAGCTAGTGGAGAACCAGAATTTAAAATTCCTTTAAAATCTTTGGAAAATATATTAAAGGATAAAAATATAATTCCAGTTTTAAATTATGATATAGAAAAGAAAGTAGTAGAAGATAAAGTACATCATCTAAAAATTGTTTACCCTCAAATTAAAAATTATAAAGGGGAACTTACTCAAGACGATATGAATCAAAGTCTACAAAAAATAGTAGAAATGTATAAAATAGATTCATATACAGATGTAAACATCAACTATGAAATTAAAAAGATGAATCATGATGTACTGAGTGTTCTTTTTACAGGAACAGGAAAAACTATGGGAAAAGATATAAATATTCAACATAGTGTAAACTTAGATATGAAAAAATCTGGAAATGAAATTGTTTTTGAAAATATTATTAAAAAAGATGAACCATCTAAAAAGGCAGTTATAAAAATATTAAATGATCAAGCAAAAGCATGCGGATTAGAAGGATTAGAAGCTGAAGGAATAAGAATTTATTTTAAAGCAGATCAAGTTTTCTTCTATTACATGCCACTAGATGATAGCGCTACTTCGTTTATAGAATTTGGTGTCTCAAAAGATGAATTAGCACCATATATGAATCATGATTTTGGAGAACTACTATAA
- a CDS encoding SulP family inorganic anion transporter: MKRKKAFLSYDMKNLKGDIMGGFTTSVVALPLALAFGVASGAGAKAGLYSAIITGILSTLFGGTPSQVNGPTGAMTVVLIELYEKYGSEALFAAMVLAGVFQILIGVLKLGKYIHLIPRPVIVGFTNGIGCLIFLKMLGYFHESPILALVTIGVMLVFPFITKKVPASLIALILGTIAGIYFIPSGALVGGIPSGLPKFSIPVFKSSELKDVIQAGFVLALLGCIESLLSSLVVDEMTKTKHHSNQELIGQGIGNTVAALFGSLIGTGAIVRSVVNVNAGGRTRLSGVLHGIILLVITLKFSPLASKIPLAVLGGILMGTAIQMIQYNATRKITFASKRAGTVIVATTLLTIFADLTVAVALGTLLSMFYFVMSMGDGYLKKYEVDDKDYDKNIASYTIEGPLFFGVAHAMMSKLEMEVEDVDIIVLNLMNMPVMDISGAVSLKNIKQGLEREGKKVILAGVKENMLDMLYALEIISEDEKDLSMNRVGKALEYAKNLAETA, encoded by the coding sequence TTGAAAAGAAAAAAAGCATTTTTAAGTTATGACATGAAAAATCTCAAGGGAGACATAATGGGAGGATTTACAACATCTGTTGTAGCATTGCCATTAGCATTAGCCTTTGGAGTAGCATCTGGAGCAGGTGCAAAAGCAGGTCTTTATTCTGCTATTATTACAGGAATTTTATCTACTTTATTTGGAGGAACTCCATCTCAGGTAAACGGACCAACAGGAGCAATGACTGTTGTATTGATTGAATTATATGAAAAATATGGAAGTGAAGCATTATTTGCTGCAATGGTTTTAGCAGGAGTTTTTCAAATTTTAATAGGAGTATTAAAGCTAGGAAAATATATTCATTTGATTCCTCGACCTGTTATTGTAGGTTTTACCAATGGGATTGGATGTTTAATTTTTCTAAAGATGCTTGGATACTTTCATGAAAGTCCAATTTTGGCTTTGGTGACAATTGGTGTTATGTTAGTTTTCCCTTTTATTACAAAAAAGGTTCCAGCTTCTTTAATAGCTTTGATTCTAGGGACTATAGCAGGAATTTATTTTATACCGTCAGGAGCTTTGGTAGGAGGTATTCCTAGTGGACTTCCTAAGTTTAGTATTCCTGTATTTAAATCTAGTGAATTAAAAGATGTGATTCAAGCAGGTTTTGTACTTGCCTTATTAGGGTGTATAGAGTCTTTATTATCATCTTTAGTAGTAGATGAGATGACAAAAACAAAGCATCATTCGAATCAAGAGTTGATTGGTCAAGGAATAGGAAATACTGTGGCGGCTCTCTTTGGATCATTAATTGGAACAGGAGCTATTGTAAGATCTGTAGTAAATGTAAATGCAGGTGGAAGGACAAGATTATCAGGTGTACTTCATGGAATTATATTATTGGTAATCACTTTAAAGTTTAGTCCTTTGGCTTCAAAAATTCCCCTTGCTGTATTAGGAGGAATTTTAATGGGTACAGCTATTCAAATGATTCAATACAATGCGACTCGTAAAATTACTTTTGCTTCTAAAAGAGCAGGAACTGTGATTGTGGCTACTACTCTTTTGACTATTTTTGCAGATTTAACAGTGGCTGTAGCTTTAGGAACATTACTTTCTATGTTTTATTTTGTAATGAGCATGGGTGATGGATATCTCAAAAAGTATGAAGTAGATGATAAAGATTATGATAAAAATATTGCATCCTATACCATAGAAGGACCATTATTTTTTGGAGTAGCTCATGCTATGATGAGTAAATTAGAAATGGAAGTAGAAGATGTAGATATTATTGTACTCAATCTTATGAATATGCCTGTAATGGATATATCTGGAGCTGTATCTCTTAAAAATATTAAGCAAGGACTAGAGAGAGAAGGAAAGAAGGTAATCTTAGCAGGAGTAAAAGAAAATATGCTAGATATGCTTTATGCATTAGAGATTATTTCAGAAGATGAAAAAGATTTATCTATGAATAGGGTAGGAAAGGCATTAGAGTATGCAAAGAATTTAGCAGAAACAGCTTAA
- a CDS encoding lactate utilization protein — protein MDQSVKWVIEKKIERTIESLKKNNMEGYFVRNEKELLDKISSLLKEGETVSVGGSITLFETGVIDLLRNGKYNFLDRYEKGLTEKDIKEIYRKSFFANTYFTGSNAITESGELYNVDGTGNRVAAMLYGPDQVIVVVGVNKIVKDLNEAIERNRQIAAPANTKRLNKKTPCASTGVCMECNSPERICNEYTLIKRQKVQGRIKVFIVDQELGF, from the coding sequence GTGGATCAAAGTGTAAAATGGGTTATAGAGAAAAAAATAGAAAGAACAATTGAATCTTTAAAAAAGAACAATATGGAAGGATATTTCGTAAGAAATGAAAAAGAACTTTTAGATAAAATATCAAGCTTACTTAAAGAAGGAGAAACTGTATCTGTAGGAGGTTCTATCACCCTTTTTGAAACGGGAGTCATTGATCTTTTGCGTAATGGAAAATATAATTTCCTAGATCGATATGAAAAAGGTTTAACAGAAAAAGATATTAAAGAAATCTATAGAAAAAGCTTTTTTGCAAATACTTATTTTACAGGAAGCAATGCCATTACAGAAAGTGGAGAACTTTATAATGTAGATGGTACAGGAAATAGAGTGGCTGCTATGCTTTATGGTCCTGATCAAGTAATTGTTGTAGTTGGAGTCAATAAGATTGTAAAAGATTTAAATGAAGCTATAGAAAGAAATAGACAAATTGCAGCTCCTGCCAATACAAAAAGACTCAATAAAAAAACTCCTTGTGCTTCTACTGGTGTCTGTATGGAGTGTAATAGTCCCGAAAGAATCTGCAATGAATATACTTTGATCAAAAGACAAAAAGTACAGGGACGAATTAAAGTATTCATTGTAGATCAAGAATTAGGTTTTTAG
- a CDS encoding FecCD family ABC transporter permease, with translation MIHIEKRMKWRIIWISMGIILFLLCVVATTIGVADIKVIDALKIVTHQLPGMKNMIKMKDIPKSHEIIIKSIRLPRILLSVLVGISLAISGATFQGMFKNPMADPFVIGISSGAALGATLAIVLKIDIKILGINTISLFALFGALGTTYMVYNLARIKSKIPVTTLLLSGIAVGQFLTAIMSFLMVLYSNDLEKIIFWTLGSFSTKGWEQVKVIILPVFIGWSFLYYFSKDLNVMLLGEESAKNLGVEVEKTKRILLLINSIIVAIAVSVSGIIGFVGLIIPHIVRILVGPDHRILIPVAGLGGGLFMLFADTVARTIIAPIEIPVGIITAIFGGPFFIYLLRQKKSSLS, from the coding sequence ATGATTCATATTGAAAAGAGAATGAAATGGAGAATCATATGGATATCCATGGGGATTATTTTGTTTTTATTATGTGTGGTGGCAACTACTATAGGAGTTGCAGATATAAAAGTAATAGATGCTTTAAAAATTGTTACTCATCAACTACCAGGCATGAAAAATATGATAAAAATGAAAGATATCCCTAAAAGTCATGAAATCATTATAAAAAGCATCCGCCTGCCTAGGATTTTATTATCTGTTTTAGTAGGAATTAGTTTAGCTATTTCAGGAGCAACCTTTCAAGGAATGTTTAAAAATCCAATGGCAGATCCTTTTGTAATAGGCATATCATCAGGGGCGGCGTTGGGAGCTACACTTGCCATTGTACTCAAAATAGATATAAAAATTTTGGGGATCAATACCATATCTTTATTTGCTTTATTTGGTGCATTAGGGACTACTTATATGGTATATAACTTAGCAAGAATAAAGTCAAAAATACCTGTGACTACCCTTTTATTATCAGGAATAGCAGTAGGACAATTCTTGACAGCCATTATGTCTTTTTTAATGGTTCTATATAGTAATGATTTAGAAAAAATAATATTTTGGACATTAGGAAGCTTTTCTACAAAAGGTTGGGAACAGGTAAAAGTCATTATACTTCCGGTTTTCATAGGATGGAGTTTTTTGTATTATTTTTCAAAGGACTTAAATGTCATGTTACTAGGAGAAGAATCTGCTAAAAATTTAGGAGTAGAAGTGGAAAAAACAAAAAGAATACTTTTGCTGATCAATTCAATTATTGTAGCCATAGCAGTATCTGTAAGTGGAATTATTGGATTTGTAGGATTGATTATTCCTCACATTGTAAGAATATTAGTAGGACCAGATCATAGAATATTAATTCCTGTAGCAGGATTAGGAGGAGGATTATTTATGTTATTTGCAGATACAGTTGCAAGAACTATCATAGCTCCTATAGAAATCCCTGTAGGGATTATTACTGCCATATTTGGAGGACCATTTTTTATATATCTTTTAAGGCAGAAAAAAAGCAGTTTGTCTTAG
- a CDS encoding IS110 family transposase, with product MKLFVGIDVSSEKLDTCFLTSEDQILLEVSLPNNVVGASKIKEHISHFADLIRYDRIIIGMEATSIYSFHPSTFLSEDSELKSLGVEVVVMNPKAIHRFKGLFEEDKTDKIDAYRIADFLRFDRFNTSLIKEEQYMALQRLTRSRYQLIGQLTEMKQHFLENIYYKCNTLTKEIDTSVFGATMMDLVTDSMTLEDIANMSLEDLAAILQEKGRGRFSNPEKLAKSLSKAIRDSYRLGKVMQNSVDVILASYAMMIKTIKKQIKELDKAIQQLFEILPESKSLLSIPGIGPVYAAGIIAEIGQIQRFENESKIAKYAGLYWKRKQSGNFESERTTMTKTGNHYLRYYLIEAANSLMRNEPVYREYYLKKYHEVPKHQHKRALVLTARKFVRMVDVLLRNHQLYTPERSV from the coding sequence ATGAAATTATTTGTTGGTATTGATGTTAGTTCTGAAAAACTTGATACTTGTTTTCTCACCAGTGAAGATCAAATTTTACTAGAAGTTTCTCTACCCAATAATGTTGTTGGTGCTAGTAAAATCAAAGAACATATTAGCCATTTCGCTGATCTAATTCGGTATGATCGTATTATAATCGGTATGGAAGCAACTTCTATTTACAGCTTTCATCCTTCAACTTTCCTATCAGAAGACTCTGAGCTTAAGTCTTTAGGAGTCGAAGTTGTTGTTATGAATCCTAAGGCTATACATCGGTTTAAAGGCCTATTTGAAGAAGATAAAACCGATAAAATAGATGCTTATCGTATTGCTGACTTTCTTCGCTTTGATCGTTTCAATACTTCCTTGATTAAAGAAGAACAATATATGGCTTTACAAAGATTAACTAGATCACGTTACCAGCTCATTGGTCAATTGACTGAAATGAAGCAACATTTTTTAGAAAATATTTATTACAAGTGTAATACCCTCACTAAAGAAATTGATACATCTGTCTTTGGTGCAACCATGATGGACTTAGTAACCGACTCTATGACTCTTGAAGACATCGCCAATATGTCTTTAGAGGATTTAGCTGCTATTTTACAAGAAAAAGGCCGTGGTCGATTTAGCAATCCTGAAAAGCTTGCGAAATCACTTTCAAAAGCCATTAGAGACTCTTATCGACTAGGAAAAGTCATGCAGAATTCAGTCGATGTTATTTTGGCTTCATATGCTATGATGATTAAAACCATAAAAAAACAGATCAAAGAACTTGATAAAGCAATTCAGCAATTATTTGAAATTTTACCTGAATCCAAATCATTGCTTAGCATTCCAGGCATTGGACCTGTTTATGCTGCTGGCATAATAGCCGAAATTGGTCAAATTCAACGCTTCGAAAATGAATCCAAAATTGCCAAATATGCAGGTCTTTACTGGAAGCGAAAACAATCTGGTAATTTTGAATCTGAAAGAACTACAATGACTAAAACGGGAAATCATTACCTTCGCTATTACTTGATTGAAGCTGCCAATTCACTTATGCGAAATGAACCCGTTTATAGAGAATACTATCTCAAGAAATATCATGAAGTTCCTAAGCATCAACATAAAAGAGCTCTCGTCCTTACTGCAAGAAAATTTGTGCGCATGGTGGATGTGCTGCTACGCAATCACCAACTTTATACACCAGAAAGGAGTGTATAA
- a CDS encoding FlxA-like family protein, with product MNISPTQNHSIGHSSLQSNSNSDHEIKLLQDQKIRAQEKIDKIKQGDAPQKVKQELIKPLQEQIQQIDMQIHEKQMEKINKTKEIEEKQEKNPPQQEGVVYSPMNNLLEASAIYSQSKVLNGVKKDLKGQSNILKIEAKLDGGRMGGGGSDKLKKASALDQKIHQIENKIDKKIKKTQESIEKSYEEEDSISAKKKEEEEKSIHHEKLNILV from the coding sequence ATGAATATATCACCTACACAAAATCATTCTATTGGTCATAGTTCTTTACAATCTAATTCTAACTCTGACCACGAAATAAAATTATTACAAGACCAAAAAATAAGAGCACAAGAAAAAATTGACAAAATTAAACAAGGAGATGCTCCCCAAAAGGTAAAGCAAGAATTAATCAAACCTTTACAAGAACAAATACAACAAATAGATATGCAAATTCATGAAAAACAAATGGAGAAAATAAATAAAACGAAAGAAATAGAAGAAAAACAAGAAAAAAATCCTCCTCAACAAGAAGGCGTTGTCTATTCTCCTATGAATAATCTTTTAGAAGCCTCTGCTATTTATTCTCAATCAAAGGTTTTAAATGGGGTAAAAAAAGATTTAAAAGGGCAATCCAATATATTAAAAATTGAAGCAAAACTCGATGGAGGTAGAATGGGAGGAGGTGGAAGTGATAAACTTAAAAAAGCTTCTGCTCTAGATCAAAAAATTCATCAAATTGAAAATAAAATAGACAAAAAAATAAAAAAGACTCAAGAGTCTATTGAAAAATCATATGAAGAAGAAGATAGTATTTCAGCTAAAAAGAAAGAAGAGGAAGAAAAATCTATTCATCATGAAAAATTAAATATTCTTGTTTAA
- a CDS encoding LysE/ArgO family amino acid transporter: MLRYVLQGFMLGLAYVAPIGMQNLYVINSAISQERIKAYQVALITIFFDISLALTCFFGMGLIMEKSQILRGAILLIGSLVVIYIGIGLIKSKPEELEEVNVNKTLMQVVIACFTVTWMNPQALIDGSLLFGGFRASLPTDASSMFIIGVCLASFSWFMGITTIVSMFRNAINAKVLHWINIICGAVIIYYGGKLLYTFIQMVI; this comes from the coding sequence ATGCTACGTTATGTATTACAAGGATTTATGCTGGGTCTTGCTTATGTGGCACCTATAGGAATGCAAAATCTTTATGTGATTAATAGTGCCATTAGTCAAGAAAGAATAAAGGCTTATCAAGTAGCTTTGATTACTATCTTTTTTGATATCTCTTTAGCGCTTACTTGTTTCTTTGGTATGGGGCTTATAATGGAAAAATCTCAAATTTTAAGAGGTGCCATTCTTTTGATTGGAAGTTTAGTAGTTATTTATATAGGAATTGGATTAATCAAAAGTAAGCCTGAAGAACTAGAAGAAGTAAATGTAAATAAAACACTGATGCAAGTAGTAATTGCTTGTTTTACAGTGACTTGGATGAATCCCCAAGCATTAATAGATGGATCTTTATTATTTGGAGGATTTAGAGCATCTTTACCTACTGATGCATCAAGTATGTTTATTATTGGAGTATGTTTGGCATCCTTTTCATGGTTTATGGGAATTACTACCATAGTATCTATGTTTAGAAATGCTATCAATGCTAAAGTTCTTCATTGGATCAATATAATTTGTGGAGCAGTAATCATTTACTATGGAGGAAAACTTTTGTATACTTTTATTCAAATGGTTATATAG
- a CDS encoding FAD-dependent protein has protein sequence MKYDVIIVGAGPSGIFTALELVRKKTSKSILMIEKGKRIDQRYCPKEKTKECVFCKPYCHITTGFSGAGAFSDGKLSLSHEVGGDLPKLIGRHKAQEYIEYTDQIYLEFGAEPKIEGLENNEAIKDIRRKSIEAGLKLVDCPIRHLGTEKAQEIYFKIQNYLLDHEIDIYFETMVEDLVIENGKIKAVKVADSKTKKNKEVIYGDQMVIATGRKGADWLKDMCLKHHIDHSAGTVDIGVRVEVRNEIMEKVNNVLYESKLIGYPAPFKNKVRTFCQNPGGFVSQENYDHDLAIVNGHSYKERKSENTNLAILSSHNFSEPFNQPIEYGKKVAELVNMLGNGKILVQRYGDILDGKRTWQHELDQSNVVPTLLDAVAGDITSAIPYRPMVNILHFIQAMNTVVPGFASRETLLYGPEIKFYSNRIDLDENFHTNIEGLYALGDSSGWTRGLMMASVMGVLMGQMIHKES, from the coding sequence TTGAAGTATGATGTAATCATAGTAGGAGCAGGTCCATCAGGAATATTTACTGCACTAGAATTAGTCAGAAAAAAAACGAGTAAAAGTATTTTAATGATTGAAAAAGGAAAAAGAATAGATCAAAGATATTGTCCAAAAGAAAAGACAAAAGAATGTGTTTTTTGTAAACCATATTGTCATATTACAACAGGATTTTCAGGAGCTGGAGCTTTTTCAGATGGCAAATTATCTTTAAGTCACGAAGTAGGAGGAGATTTGCCAAAGCTTATTGGAAGGCATAAAGCACAAGAGTATATAGAATATACAGATCAGATTTATCTTGAATTTGGAGCAGAACCCAAAATAGAAGGATTAGAGAATAATGAAGCCATTAAAGATATTAGAAGAAAATCAATAGAAGCAGGTTTAAAATTAGTAGATTGTCCGATCAGACATTTAGGAACAGAGAAAGCTCAAGAAATTTATTTTAAAATACAAAATTATTTATTAGATCATGAAATAGATATTTATTTTGAAACAATGGTAGAAGATTTAGTTATAGAAAATGGAAAGATCAAAGCAGTAAAAGTAGCTGATTCTAAAACAAAGAAAAATAAAGAAGTAATCTATGGAGATCAAATGGTTATTGCTACAGGAAGAAAGGGAGCAGATTGGTTAAAGGATATGTGCTTAAAGCATCATATTGACCATAGTGCAGGAACGGTAGACATTGGAGTCCGAGTAGAAGTAAGAAATGAAATTATGGAAAAAGTAAATAATGTATTATATGAATCTAAATTGATAGGATATCCAGCTCCATTTAAGAATAAGGTGAGAACCTTCTGTCAAAACCCCGGAGGCTTTGTAAGTCAAGAAAATTATGATCATGATTTAGCCATTGTCAATGGACATTCTTATAAAGAAAGAAAATCAGAAAATACAAATCTAGCTATTTTAAGCTCTCATAATTTTTCTGAACCTTTTAACCAACCTATAGAATATGGAAAAAAAGTAGCAGAGCTTGTCAATATGTTGGGAAATGGAAAAATATTAGTCCAAAGATATGGAGATATACTAGATGGAAAAAGGACATGGCAACATGAACTAGACCAATCTAATGTAGTACCTACCTTATTAGATGCAGTAGCAGGAGATATTACTTCAGCTATTCCCTATAGACCTATGGTAAATATACTTCATTTTATTCAGGCTATGAATACAGTTGTACCAGGTTTTGCAAGTAGGGAAACATTATTATATGGACCAGAAATTAAGTTTTATAGCAATCGAATTGATTTAGATGAAAACTTCCATACAAATATAGAAGGGCTATATGCTTTAGGAGATTCTAGCGGATGGACAAGGGGACTTATGATGGCATCTGTTATGGGAGTGCTTATGGGACAAATGATTCACAAAGAAAGCTAA
- a CDS encoding heme ABC transporter ATP-binding protein, which translates to MSMDVNISKLSFGYKDTKILEDISFYIPSRAFMSIIGPNGSGKSTLLKNISSVLKPQSGNVKIGEKDIHKMSYKEIAKIIAVVPQETNIEFRFTAEDIVLMGRSPHMNRLQSESTNDYKIVRDAMKSTHTDHLKDRFINELSGGERQRVIIARALAQEPKIILLDEPTSSLDIRHQIEILQLIKNSNQKEGRTVVAVLHDINLAARFSTHILLLKNGKIIGSGSPDEVITVENLKNAYGMDMVVEKSPYTNTPYVIPL; encoded by the coding sequence ATGTCTATGGATGTGAACATTTCTAAATTATCATTTGGATACAAAGATACAAAAATCTTAGAGGATATTTCTTTTTATATTCCATCTAGGGCGTTCATGAGTATTATAGGACCCAATGGATCTGGTAAATCAACTTTATTAAAAAATATTTCATCTGTATTAAAGCCCCAAAGTGGAAATGTAAAAATAGGAGAAAAAGATATTCATAAAATGTCCTATAAAGAAATTGCAAAAATAATTGCTGTAGTTCCTCAAGAAACAAATATAGAATTTAGATTTACTGCAGAAGATATTGTTTTGATGGGAAGAAGTCCTCATATGAACAGATTGCAAAGTGAGAGCACAAATGATTATAAAATCGTAAGAGATGCTATGAAATCCACACATACAGATCATCTTAAAGATCGATTTATTAACGAATTAAGTGGAGGAGAAAGGCAAAGAGTGATTATTGCCAGGGCATTGGCTCAAGAACCTAAAATTATTTTATTAGATGAACCTACTTCTTCTTTAGATATAAGACATCAAATAGAAATTTTACAGCTTATTAAAAATTCAAACCAAAAGGAGGGTAGGACGGTGGTAGCTGTTTTACATGATATTAATTTAGCAGCAAGATTTAGCACTCATATTCTCCTTTTAAAGAATGGAAAGATTATAGGATCAGGAAGTCCAGATGAAGTGATTACCGTTGAAAATTTAAAAAATGCATATGGGATGGATATGGTTGTAGAAAAAAGTCCATATACCAACACCCCATATGTGATTCCTTTATAA
- a CDS encoding PLP-dependent aminotransferase family protein, whose amino-acid sequence MLTIDWKPDKFSSDPLYKQITYYIKEKIRSGDWPMGSKLPTQRKLAEIFQVNRSTIVEALDELKAEGLIEGKSGRGTEIVNNTWSLLASISPPNWKNYIEGGTHRPNQQTIQMINKLEFDPDMIRLGTGELAPELFPKDKMKKVLTNIPDTIPSLGYLGPKGLFELRKVISEHLKKYNIHVSPSCILITSGALQALQLISIGILHEGSTIFVEKPSYIKSLHVFQSAGMKLTGLSMDQYGIEPNEIQKNRNHKTTTLLYTIPTFHNPTGIVMPMHRREKLLELCKKERLPIIEDDVYRELWLDEMPPIPLKSMDKDGSVLYLGSISKSLAPGLRIGWLVGPEPVVERLGDIKMQTDYGSSSLSQWALAEWISSGLYQEHVYEIRQNLKKRRDVAICALKKNFSHIADWNTPKGGFYIWLRLKKKISMSKLFDLAAKENLLINPGYVYDFSINQSIRISYSYASLEDLEKGIEKLAYLIDKM is encoded by the coding sequence TTGTTAACTATTGATTGGAAACCAGATAAATTTTCTTCTGACCCTCTATATAAGCAGATTACCTATTATATTAAAGAAAAAATAAGAAGTGGAGATTGGCCTATGGGAAGCAAATTACCTACTCAAAGAAAACTTGCAGAAATTTTTCAAGTCAATAGAAGTACCATTGTAGAAGCATTAGATGAATTAAAGGCAGAGGGCCTTATTGAAGGAAAAAGTGGAAGAGGAACTGAAATTGTAAATAATACCTGGTCTTTATTAGCATCCATATCTCCTCCAAATTGGAAGAATTATATTGAAGGAGGAACCCATAGACCAAATCAACAAACTATTCAGATGATTAATAAATTAGAATTTGATCCGGATATGATCAGACTTGGAACAGGAGAATTAGCACCAGAGCTATTTCCAAAAGATAAGATGAAAAAAGTATTAACAAATATTCCAGATACTATTCCTTCTTTAGGATATTTAGGACCAAAGGGTCTTTTTGAACTGAGAAAAGTTATTAGTGAACATTTAAAAAAATATAATATTCATGTCAGCCCTTCTTGTATTTTAATTACCTCTGGTGCATTACAAGCCTTACAGCTTATATCTATTGGAATATTACATGAAGGATCTACTATATTTGTAGAAAAACCATCTTATATTAAATCTTTACATGTTTTTCAATCGGCAGGAATGAAGCTTACAGGATTATCTATGGATCAATATGGAATTGAACCAAATGAGATTCAAAAAAATAGGAATCATAAAACGACTACTTTATTGTATACCATTCCTACTTTTCACAATCCTACAGGAATTGTAATGCCTATGCATAGAAGAGAGAAGCTACTTGAGTTATGTAAAAAAGAGAGGCTTCCTATTATTGAAGATGATGTCTATAGAGAGCTTTGGTTAGATGAAATGCCTCCTATACCTTTAAAATCAATGGATAAGGATGGAAGTGTTTTATATTTAGGAAGTATCTCAAAATCTTTGGCACCAGGGCTTAGAATTGGTTGGTTAGTAGGGCCTGAGCCTGTAGTGGAAAGGTTGGGAGATATAAAGATGCAAACAGACTATGGATCCAGTTCTTTATCCCAATGGGCATTAGCAGAATGGATTAGTAGTGGACTTTACCAAGAACATGTTTATGAAATAAGACAAAACTTAAAAAAAAGAAGAGACGTAGCCATTTGTGCTTTAAAAAAGAATTTTTCTCATATTGCTGATTGGAATACTCCTAAAGGAGGATTTTACATATGGTTAAGGCTTAAGAAAAAAATTTCTATGAGTAAGCTATTTGACTTGGCTGCAAAAGAAAATCTATTGATTAATCCAGGTTATGTATATGATTTTTCTATCAATCAAAGTATACGTATTTCATATAGCTATGCATCTTTAGAGGATTTAGAAAAGGGAATTGAGAAGTTAGCTTATTTGATTGATAAAATGTAA